One Gemmatimonadales bacterium genomic region harbors:
- a CDS encoding RagB/SusD family nutrient uptake outer membrane protein — translation MTTPRTPRRAARLAAAAILLGSLTVSSCSLDELLKVELPGQVLEEALNDPTLAETLVRSVVSDFDCAWNTYVTVTALLSDQYMEATGNLALRNFGSRRVEANDGNLTGTCRSALAAYSPMQIARFQAEDIYKRVDALPDAGFPSKTLWKATTRAYAGYSLIALGEGFCSMVVDRGPLLQPNQVQALAEARFSEAITLATTAGNQDMLNMARVGRARARLNLGNFSGARADAELVTSGYLKNATRDGTDTRRYNSSCETMNCAQLPRRDATLAPSYRNVTWQGVRDPRVNVTTANQAASDGVTIHYTHDKITSRASPNLVASYKEAQLIVAEAAARTGDLATARTIINQRHTLANIPGYDPGGTATQAEVIRQVIEERRRELLAEGGHRLNDHLRFRTTEFKIPFLGEAGSDHPNGFNHKDVPYGPTTCIPLPTIERPSA, via the coding sequence ATGACGACCCCACGGACGCCGCGCCGCGCGGCACGCCTGGCCGCCGCAGCGATCCTGCTCGGCAGCCTGACCGTTTCTTCCTGCAGTCTGGATGAGTTACTGAAAGTCGAGTTGCCCGGTCAGGTGCTCGAAGAAGCTCTCAACGACCCGACACTGGCCGAAACGCTGGTTCGCAGCGTCGTGTCGGACTTCGACTGTGCCTGGAACACCTACGTCACCGTTACCGCACTGCTGTCGGACCAGTATATGGAGGCCACTGGCAACCTTGCCCTGCGCAATTTCGGGTCGCGTCGCGTCGAGGCGAACGACGGCAACCTGACCGGAACCTGTCGCTCTGCCCTGGCGGCCTACAGCCCGATGCAGATCGCGCGGTTCCAGGCCGAGGACATCTATAAGCGGGTCGACGCCCTGCCTGATGCCGGCTTCCCCAGCAAGACCCTCTGGAAAGCGACCACGCGCGCCTACGCCGGCTACTCGCTGATCGCGTTGGGAGAGGGCTTCTGCTCGATGGTGGTCGACCGCGGCCCCCTGCTCCAGCCCAATCAGGTTCAGGCACTGGCCGAGGCCCGCTTCAGTGAGGCAATCACCCTCGCAACGACGGCCGGTAACCAGGACATGCTCAATATGGCCAGAGTCGGCCGGGCCAGGGCACGGCTCAACCTGGGGAACTTCTCGGGAGCACGAGCTGACGCCGAACTGGTCACGTCGGGCTATCTCAAAAATGCGACCAGGGACGGAACCGACACCAGGCGATACAACAGCAGCTGTGAAACCATGAACTGCGCGCAGCTGCCACGACGTGATGCGACACTGGCGCCAAGCTATCGGAACGTGACCTGGCAGGGGGTCCGCGATCCGCGGGTCAATGTTACCACCGCGAATCAGGCCGCAAGTGATGGCGTCACGATTCACTACACCCATGACAAAATTACCTCCCGCGCCTCGCCCAACCTGGTGGCGTCGTACAAGGAAGCCCAGCTCATCGTTGCGGAAGCGGCAGCCCGAACCGGCGATCTGGCCACGGCCCGCACCATCATCAACCAACGGCATACGCTGGCGAACATTCCTGGATACGACCCTGGTGGAACGGCAACGCAGGCCGAGGTCATCCGACAGGTCATCGAGGAACGGCGACGCGAGCTACTCGCGGAGGGGGGACATCGTCTCAACGACCATCTGCGGTTCCGGACCACCGAGTTCAAGATTCCGTTCCTCGGTGAGGCCGGATCGGATCACCCCAACGGGTTCAATCACAAAGACGTACCGTATGGGCCGACAACCTGTATTCCGCTCCCGACCATCGAGCGGCCTTCGGCCTAG
- a CDS encoding sigma-70 family RNA polymerase sigma factor: MTDPAALTAADRQLMARLATGDEVALEDILERHWGALLDYATRWLDTPDAAQDLVQEAFIRLWDRRERWDGQSGARPILFRMVRNLAIDHRRQTAAVERSLQSLPPALPVAPSAETIEEEELLAALHQALERLNPREREIVILSRIQGLTRSEVAAVTGLAPGTVSNLLSIGMTRLWRAVERIIGDPEAPPLRPPRGHLRKI, translated from the coding sequence ATGACGGATCCAGCGGCCCTCACTGCCGCCGATCGGCAGCTGATGGCACGCCTCGCAACGGGCGACGAAGTGGCGCTCGAGGACATCCTCGAGCGCCACTGGGGCGCGTTGCTCGATTATGCCACCCGGTGGCTCGACACGCCGGATGCGGCGCAAGACCTGGTACAGGAAGCGTTCATCCGCCTCTGGGATCGCCGGGAACGGTGGGACGGGCAGAGTGGAGCGCGCCCGATTCTGTTCAGAATGGTTCGAAACCTGGCCATCGATCACCGACGCCAGACGGCTGCCGTCGAACGCAGCCTCCAATCCCTGCCCCCCGCTCTGCCGGTAGCGCCGAGCGCCGAGACGATCGAAGAAGAGGAGTTGCTCGCAGCGCTGCACCAGGCGCTCGAACGGCTCAACCCTCGCGAACGCGAGATCGTGATCCTGAGCCGGATTCAAGGCCTGACTCGATCAGAAGTGGCGGCGGTAACCGGCCTCGCACCGGGGACGGTATCCAACCTCTTGAGTATCGGCATGACCAGACTGTGGCGCGCTGTCGAGCGGATCATCGGTGACCCTGAAGCACCACCGCTGCGGCCGCCTCGCGGCCATCTCAGAAAGATCTAG
- a CDS encoding SusC/RagA family TonB-linked outer membrane protein: MRGVLAVTVALSMGILDLAAQSPVVFAGGLHRTRDLLARDARLTVAGTPVADALIELQKQSGVPIAFSRSLLPQRHLVNCRCETVTVGDALDSLLHRIPFVPSVQDEQIVVVPRPVLRHSYAPTSGLSNTSANARLHASFLERVQQRTIVGTVVDGRSVPIRGARVAVVGGSASTLTEEGGRFRLAVAEGEVTLRASMIGYRPTQHAIRAGDTEIRIILTEMAVNLDELVVTGTPQQQAMRSLGTAVGRVRVSQIEEVAPAPNIQDLLSKGIPGVRVMSAGGDVGSGGNIRIRGAGSLTLAADPLLYIDGVRVNNTGADAGGMGGAIGVDSRYAPSRINDLNPDDIESIEVVKGPAAATLYGTEASNGVINVITKRGKQGAAVVNVTAKQGANWLPNPEMLFPPTYYRAASGEIREFRILRSERVTGEYPGDTISRPSLFRTGMQHGFAATVSGGTPALGYFFSADWDRDEGVVSYNWKDRLSSRANLTFSPNDKFSVDFGIGYLRSTYESPGAIQPVTVRILWSCPAPGCEPGRNLPNGIDGPTRGFLTGPPETFTEDIEGFENIDRGTLTATARHRPTSWLSHRVTIGGDFTGQRLSELLRRSTLIGGASAQGVKAVVYTRTTYASVDYAASANFTIKNVFGTETSAGLQYYRKQQDATLSQGTNMPVRALETVTGGSVRTGSENFFENKTFGAYVQQQVSWKNRIFLTGAVRGDDNSAFGENFDFVVYPKLAASWVLSEEPFMQGQRLINSLKLRGAWGKAGKQPDVFAAVRTYAPETGDGGLPTLTPQNVGNPNLKPEVGQEIEAGLDLSILDDRVSFEFTYYTKKTTNAIAAVPAPPSAGFPGSQFLNIGEIQNRGFEIGFDATAYQSRDLGVDFNLKFSRNKNKIVSVGEDPFLTYSAGFGQYHVPGFPMAGIFHRRVLSADINSSGSQPVATNMMCESGAVTPGTVTATTPGFSAGGGPAVPCLDAPAVYWGNAIPVWEGAAALSVTLFQNLMLFGQVDFVGGHTILSGDVRAAHMSFRNTRAIIERTDPILLAYDILDTRRQPGIMNAGFAKLRDISATYNFPRRMAQRIGASRASFTLSARNLWTIWVAQKSDFGHDLIDPEIRNNDAQGLTAYNQEGWPQSRRLLATFRVTF; this comes from the coding sequence ATGCGTGGGGTACTCGCAGTGACCGTCGCCTTATCCATGGGGATTCTGGATCTGGCGGCACAGTCACCTGTCGTCTTTGCCGGCGGCCTGCATCGGACCAGGGACCTCCTGGCCCGCGATGCGCGGCTGACGGTTGCCGGAACACCGGTGGCCGATGCGCTGATCGAGCTTCAAAAACAGTCCGGCGTTCCCATCGCCTTCAGCCGGAGTCTCCTGCCGCAGCGTCACCTGGTCAACTGTCGCTGTGAAACGGTGACCGTGGGTGATGCGCTGGACTCGCTCCTGCATCGGATCCCCTTCGTACCCTCCGTCCAGGACGAGCAGATCGTGGTCGTTCCGCGGCCGGTCCTTCGTCATTCATATGCGCCCACCAGCGGCCTTTCAAACACGAGCGCGAACGCTCGCCTCCACGCGAGCTTCCTCGAGCGCGTTCAGCAGCGAACCATCGTGGGGACCGTGGTCGACGGACGCTCAGTTCCGATCCGTGGCGCTCGGGTTGCCGTCGTCGGTGGCAGCGCCAGCACGCTGACGGAAGAAGGAGGCCGCTTCCGGCTCGCGGTGGCGGAGGGGGAGGTCACGCTCCGCGCCTCCATGATCGGCTACCGCCCGACCCAGCACGCCATCCGGGCCGGCGACACCGAGATCCGCATCATTCTGACGGAAATGGCCGTCAATCTCGACGAGCTCGTGGTCACGGGCACTCCGCAGCAGCAGGCGATGCGATCGCTCGGAACGGCCGTCGGACGGGTTCGGGTCAGCCAGATCGAAGAGGTCGCCCCGGCGCCCAACATCCAGGACCTGCTCAGCAAGGGCATTCCTGGTGTCCGGGTCATGAGCGCGGGTGGGGACGTCGGATCGGGCGGCAACATTCGGATTCGCGGCGCCGGCAGCCTGACGCTCGCGGCCGACCCGCTCCTGTACATCGACGGCGTCCGCGTCAACAACACCGGCGCCGATGCTGGAGGAATGGGCGGAGCCATCGGAGTCGACTCGCGCTACGCCCCTTCCCGGATCAACGACCTCAACCCCGATGACATCGAAAGCATCGAGGTCGTGAAAGGACCGGCCGCCGCGACATTGTACGGCACGGAGGCCTCGAACGGGGTCATCAACGTCATTACCAAGCGGGGCAAACAGGGCGCGGCGGTCGTCAACGTCACTGCCAAGCAGGGTGCCAACTGGCTCCCCAACCCTGAGATGCTGTTCCCTCCAACCTACTACCGCGCCGCGTCGGGAGAGATTCGTGAGTTCCGCATCCTGCGTAGTGAGCGTGTTACCGGCGAGTACCCAGGTGATACGATCTCGCGTCCGTCGCTCTTTCGGACCGGAATGCAGCACGGGTTCGCCGCCACGGTGAGCGGTGGCACACCTGCGCTCGGGTACTTCTTCTCAGCGGACTGGGATCGGGACGAGGGTGTGGTCAGCTACAACTGGAAGGATCGGCTGAGCAGCCGGGCCAACCTGACGTTCTCACCAAACGACAAGTTCAGTGTCGACTTCGGGATCGGATACCTGCGCAGCACCTACGAGTCACCCGGAGCGATCCAACCCGTCACGGTTCGGATCCTCTGGTCGTGCCCAGCTCCGGGGTGTGAGCCCGGCCGAAACCTGCCCAATGGCATCGATGGGCCGACCCGCGGCTTCCTGACCGGACCACCCGAGACCTTTACGGAAGACATCGAGGGCTTCGAGAACATCGATCGTGGAACCCTGACCGCAACGGCCCGACACCGGCCAACCAGCTGGCTTTCGCACCGGGTCACCATCGGCGGCGACTTCACCGGCCAGCGGCTCTCAGAACTGCTTCGGCGCAGCACTCTGATCGGCGGCGCCTCGGCACAGGGCGTGAAGGCCGTGGTGTACACCCGAACCACCTATGCCAGTGTCGATTACGCAGCGAGCGCCAACTTCACCATCAAGAATGTCTTTGGCACGGAAACGTCTGCCGGACTGCAATACTATCGCAAGCAGCAGGATGCCACCCTGTCGCAAGGCACCAACATGCCTGTCCGGGCACTGGAGACAGTGACCGGCGGGTCGGTCCGTACCGGCTCAGAGAACTTCTTCGAGAACAAGACGTTCGGCGCCTATGTGCAGCAGCAGGTGTCGTGGAAGAATCGGATCTTCCTGACCGGCGCCGTCCGGGGCGACGACAACAGCGCCTTCGGCGAGAACTTCGACTTCGTCGTCTACCCGAAGCTCGCCGCATCGTGGGTGCTCAGCGAAGAGCCCTTCATGCAGGGCCAGCGCCTGATCAACAGCCTCAAGCTTCGCGGCGCATGGGGCAAGGCCGGGAAGCAGCCGGATGTCTTCGCCGCCGTTCGGACCTACGCTCCCGAAACCGGCGACGGCGGCTTGCCGACCCTGACGCCGCAGAACGTCGGCAACCCGAACCTCAAGCCGGAAGTCGGCCAGGAGATCGAGGCCGGTCTCGATCTGAGTATCCTCGACGATCGAGTCAGCTTCGAGTTCACCTACTACACCAAGAAGACCACCAACGCGATTGCTGCGGTCCCGGCCCCCCCTTCGGCCGGCTTCCCCGGCTCGCAGTTCCTCAATATCGGTGAGATACAGAACCGCGGATTCGAGATCGGCTTCGATGCCACGGCGTATCAGAGCCGTGACCTTGGCGTCGACTTCAACCTCAAGTTCTCGCGCAACAAGAACAAGATCGTCTCGGTCGGCGAGGATCCGTTCCTTACGTACAGCGCCGGCTTCGGACAGTACCACGTGCCGGGGTTCCCCATGGCCGGCATCTTCCATCGACGCGTGCTGTCGGCGGATATCAACAGCAGCGGCAGCCAGCCCGTGGCCACCAACATGATGTGCGAAAGCGGCGCCGTGACTCCCGGCACCGTGACAGCGACGACACCCGGGTTCTCGGCCGGGGGCGGGCCCGCCGTACCGTGTCTCGATGCGCCTGCGGTATACTGGGGCAACGCAATTCCTGTCTGGGAAGGTGCGGCAGCCCTGTCGGTCACGCTCTTCCAGAACCTGATGCTCTTCGGACAGGTCGACTTCGTTGGCGGCCATACCATCCTGAGCGGCGACGTCCGGGCGGCCCACATGTCGTTCCGAAATACGCGCGCCATCATCGAGCGAACCGATCCGATTCTGCTTGCCTACGACATTCTGGACACGCGGCGCCAGCCTGGCATCATGAACGCAGGGTTTGCCAAGCTGCGCGACATCTCCGCGACCTACAACTTCCCGAGACGGATGGCCCAGCGAATCGGAGCCAGTCGGGCATCGTTCACGCTCTCGGCGCGTAACCTCTGGACCATCTGGGTGGCGCAGAAGTCCGATTTCGGACACGATCTGATCGATCCTGAAATCCGAAACAACGATGCGCAGGGACTGACCGCGTACAACCAGGAAGGGTGGCCCCAGAGCCGCCGGCTCCTCGCCACCTTCCGGGTGACCTTCTAA
- a CDS encoding extracellular solute-binding protein, which translates to MSFVQFRLAALSLLALAVPGHEALAQDKVVHVYSSRSHYGSEPVFAEFTKRTGIRVEFFSGNNNEVFERLRAEGPRTKADLLISVDAGNLWNAARAGLLAPIQSPTLAANVPAHLRDPENRWFGIAVRARTIMYSTERVKPAELSTYAALGDPKWKGRLGLRSSNNIYNQSLLASWIKRHGEAKVEGIVKGWIANQPVIFDSDSKLLEAIAAGQIDVGITNSYYLARLINQKPGFPVAPFWADQSGAGVHVNISGAGVTAHAKNRDHALALLEFLTSPEAQRIIGDGNFEYPVNPAVTPHPLLATFGTFKADDIGTAAAGEHQAAAVRLADRVGYR; encoded by the coding sequence GTGTCCTTTGTCCAGTTTCGTCTCGCCGCCCTGTCGCTGCTTGCCCTCGCCGTCCCCGGCCATGAGGCCCTCGCGCAGGACAAGGTCGTGCACGTCTATTCGTCCCGCTCGCACTATGGCTCGGAGCCGGTCTTCGCGGAGTTTACCAAGCGAACCGGAATTCGGGTCGAGTTTTTCTCGGGTAACAACAATGAGGTGTTCGAGCGGCTGCGCGCCGAGGGGCCCCGTACCAAGGCTGACCTGCTGATCTCGGTTGACGCCGGCAACCTCTGGAATGCCGCCCGCGCCGGATTGCTGGCTCCGATTCAGTCGCCGACCCTGGCAGCCAACGTGCCCGCGCACCTGCGCGATCCGGAGAACCGTTGGTTCGGCATAGCCGTCCGGGCCCGCACGATCATGTACAGCACCGAGCGCGTCAAGCCGGCGGAGCTGTCGACCTACGCGGCGTTAGGCGACCCCAAGTGGAAGGGGCGGCTCGGCCTCCGTAGCTCGAACAACATCTACAATCAGTCACTCCTGGCCTCCTGGATCAAACGCCACGGCGAGGCCAAGGTCGAAGGCATCGTCAAAGGCTGGATTGCCAATCAGCCGGTCATCTTCGACAGCGACAGCAAGCTGCTCGAGGCGATTGCCGCGGGTCAGATCGATGTCGGCATTACCAACAGCTACTATCTGGCCCGTCTCATCAATCAGAAACCGGGCTTTCCGGTGGCGCCCTTCTGGGCCGACCAGTCGGGGGCCGGTGTCCATGTCAACATTTCAGGCGCCGGCGTCACGGCCCATGCCAAGAACCGAGATCACGCGCTGGCGCTGCTCGAGTTCCTGACCTCGCCTGAAGCGCAACGGATCATCGGAGACGGCAACTTCGAGTATCCCGTCAATCCCGCCGTCACGCCCCACCCGCTGCTCGCGACGTTCGGAACGTTCAAAGCCGACGACATCGGTACCGCCGCGGCAGGAGAGCATCAGGCCGCCGCGGTACGCCTCGCGGACCGGGTGGGATATCGCTAG
- a CDS encoding FecR domain-containing protein, producing MDDLILRALQGDVSHDEAMILAAWRAESTTNERRFQNLARLSGVLEQLRASESPDRPSARELIGIHGRRFPAPAIRRVPAWATATALAAALILAVGIGLFPRNQTSLEPALPAEITTGDGETTTARLPDGSVVRLAERSRLVLTGGAGKREVWLQGTGYFAIAKRPGSTFTVNSASGSATVLGTRFEMRTTDERLRVVVVEGKVAVSRGHNRIEVSAGEITTLDKDAPASLVKVDQPRRLVGWMGRSMLFQDSPLGSVMGEIEEQFNVRVVLTDSALSSELVSASFTDQPLEQILSVVCQVVDAKCSNKSGVITVTPRQE from the coding sequence TTGGATGACCTGATCCTGCGCGCGCTGCAAGGCGACGTCTCGCACGATGAAGCGATGATCCTCGCTGCCTGGCGTGCCGAGTCGACAACCAACGAGCGGCGGTTTCAGAACCTGGCACGCTTGTCAGGCGTCCTGGAACAGCTCCGCGCCTCGGAATCACCCGACCGGCCCAGCGCGCGAGAGCTGATCGGAATCCACGGGCGACGATTCCCGGCACCCGCGATCCGCAGGGTTCCGGCGTGGGCCACGGCGACCGCCCTGGCTGCCGCCCTGATACTCGCTGTTGGGATCGGTCTGTTCCCGCGAAACCAGACCTCGCTCGAACCGGCACTCCCCGCCGAGATCACGACAGGTGACGGCGAAACCACGACGGCCCGGCTGCCTGACGGCAGCGTGGTCCGGCTCGCCGAGCGGAGTCGCCTGGTGCTGACCGGTGGCGCCGGCAAACGCGAGGTGTGGCTCCAGGGCACCGGGTACTTCGCGATTGCCAAACGGCCGGGAAGCACCTTCACCGTTAACAGTGCGAGCGGCAGCGCGACCGTTCTCGGCACCCGCTTCGAGATGCGCACCACCGACGAGCGCCTCCGGGTAGTCGTCGTCGAGGGCAAGGTTGCAGTCAGCCGGGGCCATAATCGGATCGAGGTGAGCGCCGGCGAAATAACCACCCTGGACAAGGACGCTCCGGCCAGTCTCGTCAAGGTCGATCAGCCGCGGCGGCTGGTCGGATGGATGGGGCGCAGCATGCTCTTCCAGGATTCGCCCTTAGGCAGCGTGATGGGCGAGATCGAGGAGCAGTTCAATGTCCGGGTCGTCCTGACCGACTCGGCCCTGTCGTCGGAACTCGTGAGCGCCTCGTTCACGGATCAGCCGCTCGAACAGATCCTTTCCGTCGTCTGTCAGGTCGTCGATGCGAAGTGTAGCAACAAGAGTGGCGTCATCACCGTCACGCCGAGACAGGAGTAG
- a CDS encoding ABC transporter ATP-binding protein has product MPPFLSIAGLTKQYRGSTHPAVNDLAFTLDEGEILVLLGSSGCGKSTTLRLIAGFERPDSGKILLRGRDLVAGRVPPERRGIGFVFQDLALFPHLTVSANVGFGLTGSQAAHRGDQVQSLLRQCGVGRLGDRYPHEISGGEQQRVALARAIAPANALILLDEPLSNVDAENRSALRQEIRRILKQAGRTAIVVTHDREEAFDLADRVAVMNEGRIEQAGPVEEVYHRPVSRTVATFLGPASFLRGTVSAEGVVCELGVLSVDGGGEVGRPVEVLLRPQALSVTPDANGPGVILGQTFRGASRVYHVRLESGTELRCAAKPSLHLAVDQRVAVQADADQAAILPL; this is encoded by the coding sequence ATGCCACCGTTTCTGTCGATTGCGGGCCTGACCAAGCAGTATCGCGGATCGACGCATCCAGCCGTCAACGACCTGGCCTTTACGCTCGATGAGGGCGAGATCCTGGTCTTGCTGGGCTCGAGCGGCTGCGGCAAGTCGACTACGCTGCGACTGATTGCGGGGTTCGAGCGGCCCGACTCCGGCAAGATTCTGCTGCGCGGTCGCGATCTGGTCGCCGGCCGGGTGCCCCCCGAGCGCCGCGGCATCGGTTTCGTCTTCCAGGATCTGGCGCTGTTCCCTCACCTGACGGTCTCCGCCAACGTCGGGTTCGGCCTGACCGGATCGCAAGCTGCGCACCGAGGGGATCAGGTGCAGTCCCTGCTGCGCCAGTGCGGCGTCGGACGCCTGGGCGACCGCTATCCCCATGAGATCTCGGGCGGCGAACAGCAACGAGTCGCGCTGGCGAGGGCCATTGCCCCCGCCAACGCCCTCATCCTCCTCGATGAACCGCTTTCCAACGTCGACGCCGAGAACCGCAGCGCGCTGCGTCAGGAAATCCGGCGCATCCTGAAGCAGGCCGGACGCACCGCCATTGTCGTGACCCACGATCGCGAGGAGGCATTCGACCTCGCCGATCGCGTTGCGGTCATGAACGAAGGGCGCATCGAGCAGGCCGGCCCGGTCGAGGAGGTCTACCATCGACCGGTCTCGCGAACCGTCGCAACGTTCCTCGGGCCCGCCAGCTTCCTCCGCGGTACCGTGTCGGCCGAGGGTGTCGTCTGTGAGCTGGGGGTACTCTCGGTCGACGGCGGCGGAGAAGTCGGCCGCCCGGTCGAGGTCCTGCTGCGCCCGCAAGCACTGTCGGTAACCCCCGATGCCAACGGCCCTGGTGTCATCCTCGGCCAGACCTTTCGCGGAGCCAGCCGAGTCTACCACGTGCGACTAGAGTCCGGCACGGAACTCCGCTGCGCAGCGAAACCATCCCTTCACCTGGCGGTCGACCAGCGTGTCGCCGTGCAGGCGGATGCCGATCAGGCCGCCATCCTCCCGCTCTGA
- a CDS encoding iron ABC transporter permease codes for MTRGPSGRRGWVFAASTLAVVVAAPIVAVGANLLEPRWDIWAHLTSTVLGELALNTLWLLLGVGIGTAILGTGLAWLVATTEFPGRRFFDWALLLPMAMPAYVVGFVVVGLLDYAGPIQTGLRETFGPAFQLPDPRSFPMLVIVMSLVLYPYPYLLARTAFAEQTVDHLEAARALGAGPWGAFRRVALPLARPAIVAGVTLAMLEALGDFGTVSTFGYRTFTTAIYRVWFGMFDRIAAGQLAAMLVVLAALVLLIERLARGRARFAQTHGRTMTTHLRSLRGRARWLAPLACAGVLLAGFVVPAVTLIRWTFEAHASDRIAANLGGLAWNSIWLATVAALLVVLAAVVLVYGIRLYPTWGLKTAARIATLGYAVPGSVAAVGVLLVLAAIDQATAWASERLLGRTIQLFLVGSWISLLFAYLVRFLAPGFQTVEAGVGRIRLSLDEAARGLGRSPSGVFSGIHLPLLRGSLLTALVLVGLDVMKEMPATLLIRPFGMDTLAVEIWQRTTESLWVEAAPPALAIVLAGLLPVALLTRLRRHPTV; via the coding sequence GTGACCCGGGGGCCGAGCGGTCGGCGGGGCTGGGTCTTTGCCGCCTCCACGCTTGCCGTCGTGGTGGCCGCTCCGATCGTGGCCGTCGGGGCCAACTTGCTCGAGCCGCGCTGGGACATCTGGGCGCACCTCACCAGCACAGTGCTGGGCGAGCTTGCGCTCAACACCCTCTGGCTGCTGCTCGGCGTCGGCATCGGCACCGCGATCCTCGGCACCGGCCTGGCTTGGCTGGTCGCGACAACCGAGTTCCCGGGTCGTCGCTTCTTCGATTGGGCGCTGCTCCTGCCGATGGCCATGCCGGCGTATGTGGTCGGATTCGTCGTGGTCGGGCTGCTCGACTATGCGGGGCCGATTCAGACCGGCCTCCGCGAGACCTTCGGTCCTGCCTTTCAGTTGCCGGATCCGCGTTCGTTTCCGATGCTCGTGATCGTGATGTCGCTGGTCCTGTATCCCTATCCGTACTTGCTGGCTCGAACCGCATTTGCGGAGCAAACCGTCGACCACCTCGAAGCGGCTCGCGCCCTCGGAGCGGGCCCCTGGGGCGCCTTCCGCCGGGTTGCGCTGCCGCTCGCCAGACCCGCCATCGTCGCCGGCGTGACTTTGGCCATGCTCGAAGCGCTGGGCGATTTCGGCACGGTTTCGACCTTTGGCTATCGCACCTTTACGACGGCGATCTATCGGGTCTGGTTCGGCATGTTCGATCGGATCGCGGCGGGCCAGCTGGCGGCCATGCTGGTTGTGCTGGCTGCGCTGGTGCTGCTGATCGAGCGACTGGCCCGAGGCCGGGCCCGCTTTGCCCAGACCCACGGGCGGACCATGACGACTCACCTGCGCAGCTTGCGTGGACGGGCCCGCTGGCTCGCCCCGCTGGCGTGCGCCGGCGTGCTGCTAGCCGGCTTCGTCGTTCCGGCCGTGACGCTGATCCGATGGACGTTCGAAGCGCACGCCAGCGATCGGATCGCCGCCAACCTCGGTGGCTTGGCCTGGAACAGCATCTGGCTTGCGACAGTCGCCGCGCTGCTCGTGGTGCTGGCGGCGGTCGTGCTGGTGTACGGCATTCGCCTGTATCCGACCTGGGGCCTCAAGACCGCGGCGCGAATCGCGACCCTGGGCTACGCCGTGCCCGGATCCGTTGCAGCGGTCGGCGTCCTGCTGGTACTTGCTGCGATCGACCAGGCGACGGCGTGGGCGAGTGAGCGGCTGCTGGGACGCACTATCCAACTCTTCCTGGTCGGGTCCTGGATCAGCCTGCTCTTTGCCTACCTGGTTCGCTTCCTGGCCCCAGGGTTTCAGACGGTCGAGGCTGGCGTCGGCCGAATCCGCCTCAGCCTCGACGAAGCGGCCCGCGGCCTTGGACGGTCGCCCAGTGGTGTCTTTTCCGGCATTCACCTGCCCTTGCTGCGGGGCTCACTGCTGACGGCGCTGGTGCTGGTGGGGCTCGATGTCATGAAGGAGATGCCGGCCACGCTCCTGATTCGACCGTTCGGCATGGACACGCTGGCGGTCGAGATCTGGCAGCGCACAACAGAGTCGCTCTGGGTCGAGGCGGCGCCGCCGGCACTCGCCATCGTCCTGGCCGGATTGCTTCCGGTTGCGCTGCTCACCCGCCTTCGACGCCACCCGACGGTCTGA